TCGATGTGCCCTCGGTGAACTTCTGGAGGAGTACGTAGCCCGACACGAAGAGTCCACCAACCATCTGCGtgatctgcagcagcgtgatgTACATGGCGAACGGTTTCACCAGGCTCTTGAAGCCGGCCTCTGACAGAAAGAAGTAGAAGTACATGATGGAGTGCACAAAGTAGTtcatggcagcggcgcagatgAAGATGCTCGTCCCTTGCTGGTAGCTGTACCACACGAACAGATACGTCGTGACGTGGTGGAACCAGGAGAGGAAGCTCAGATTCACGCCCCTCATTAGCAGAAAGACCGTGTCGATGAACTCGGGCACCTTGGAGATGGCGAACATGCCCATGGCGAAGCCAACCTTGGTGGTGTAGAACTCGTCCTCGTGGAAAGTGCAGAGGGTGTCGTGCATGCCATCCTTCATTAGATGGCGCAGTAGTGGCGGTGCAACACGCAGCCAGCCGTAGAGCGAAAAGGCTGAGAGCGCGAGGTTCCAAAGCGCCCACGCCTTCTTGATGATAGCCACCGGCGGCTTGCCGTGGAACAGGGCCTCCATGACCCGCGGACCAGTGAAGACGAAGGCGAGGTATGCGCCGGCGatgtacacgcacacatccacGTTGCTCGCCAACCACTTCTGCACGGCGTGGCCGTCGTAGCGTTGGTCACCGTAGTTGTCGAGC
Above is a genomic segment from Leishmania panamensis strain MHOM/PA/94/PSC-1 chromosome 14 sequence containing:
- a CDS encoding fatty acid elongase, putative (TriTrypDB/GeneDB-style sysID: LpmP.14.0640), which translates into the protein MQWLDNYGDQRYDGHAVQKWLASNVDVCVYIAGAYLAFVFTGPRVMEALFHGKPPVAIIKKAWALWNLALSAFSLYGWLRVAPPLLRHLMKDGMHDTLCTFHEDEFYTTKVGFAMGMFAISKVPEFIDTVFLLMRGVNLSFLSWFHHVTTYLFVWYSYQQGTSIFICAAAMNYFVHSIMYFYFFLSEAGFKSLVKPFAMYITLLQITQMVGGLFVSGYVLLQKFTEGTSNTRTCSGTSISTARTQLVIYIFNFYLFSEMFVKGYVLPRKAPAGEALRTAPSRKAA